From a region of the Helicoverpa armigera isolate CAAS_96S chromosome 14, ASM3070526v1, whole genome shotgun sequence genome:
- the LOC110377180 gene encoding mucin-22, with translation MLIKLKYLYFLLPTLLFKCIATVPIQTASDFVEESLRVRVRRQDGTLTQQMFYAYPVPAGGDTVNIGKTAGTTAATAAPAGTAGGYSYKSSSTGNAGYNYGTSSTGAQTSTGSQVTSTGSQTTVTGTQTATNAGSSGNAASGYGYNAPSPTLSPTLQGSLEVSTNAPKYLPPTGAGTSGSTTTGGSVSIGGVSVTSGSGQVTTGGTTTSVQTGSVGTPSDTYLPPSVTTNTATSGQTVTSTSTKTQTNTGGTVSVPSQSYLPPNTSSGPSPAPSPGYNSGPAASPQPGYIPPSRTNTGTVSTPASTYLPPSFF, from the exons ATGCTTATAAAACTAAAGTATCTTTATTTTCTGCTTCCCACTTTGTTATTCAAATGTATTGCCACAGTGCCCATCCAAACTGCAAGTGACTTCGTGGAAGAAAGCCTGCGCGTTCGAGTAAGACGACAAGACGG GACGCTGACGCAGCAAATGTTTTACGCGTACCCCGTGCCGGCCGGTGGCGACACCGTCAACATAGGAAAAACTGCGGGGACCACCGCTGCGACCGCCGCTCCAGCAGGCACTGCTGGTGGATACAGTTACAAGTCCTCATCTACTGGTAACGCCGGATATAATTATGGCACGTCATCCACCGGAGCCCAGACTAGCACAGGCTCTCAGGTTACCAGTACTGGATCGCAAACTACAGTAACCGGCACTCAAACTGCCACTAATGCTGGCTCCTCCGGTAACGCTGCTTCAGGTTACGGTTACAACGCACCTTCGCCCACTCTTTCCCCGACACTTCAGGGCTCTTTAGAGGTCTCGACAAATGCTCCTAAATATTTGCCACCAACAGGTGCAGGTACAAGTGGAAGTACCACAACTGGGGGTAGTGTAAGCATAGGAGGTGTTTCGGTCACTTCTGGATCAGGTCAAGTCACCACCGGTGGGACTACAACTTCCGTGCAAACCGGATCTGTGGGAACTCCATCTGATACATATCTACCACCTTCGGTGACTACAAATACAGCAACATCAGGCCAAACAGTTACTTCAACATCTacaaaaactcaaacaaacacaGGTGGAACAGTTTCAGTGCCAAGTCAATCTTACTTGCCACCAAACACTTCGTCGGGACCTTCTCCGGCACCTTCTCCGGGGTATAACTCCGGGCCAGCAGCGTCACCACAACCAGGTTACATACCGCCGTCTAGAACTAATACGGGAACTGTGTCGACACCTGCATCGACTTATTTACCCCCGTCTTTCTTTTAA
- the LOC110377176 gene encoding F-box/LRR-repeat protein fbxl-1, with protein MVHLDVTGAQLYPNTLAINDLPNEILIYIFSMVDFESLLAVSKVCMRWQQLCLTPCVWDNTRLIVCMKNYVRISENIVPFVAKYVKNVKLQYFKLYSHVRASLISYCPNLTHLEISISQVDSCIFDDLGSWPNLKFLSFRNSLIVQNTGNANGNFVYHLPFDKLKNLETLILSNFALTHDSLYNMLQCTHLVSINMEKMKNIPADFLESLLRTKQSTLRALHIYGDTLNDDIMRNISNCKVLQVLHIMTCKTLFDSSLLHLYRLKNLHSLKLRHGYFSTSALLAYFTNNKFQNLTYLSLSRCLHVTMQIAKAIKTSAPSLKELSFYLCPFITDPNFHRSELEKMFKIQLLLD; from the coding sequence ATGGTGCACCTCGACGTGACAGGTGCTCAGCTATACCCAAACACTCTCGCCATAAATGACCTACCTAatgaaatacttatttacatattttcaatgGTAGATTTTGAGTCACTATTGGCAGTTTCTAAAGTTTGTATGAGATGGCAACAACTTTGCCTAACTCCATGTGTGTGGGACAACACGCGCCTCATAGTATGTATGAAGAACTATGTGAGGATAAGTGAAAACATTGTGCCTTTTGTCGCCAAGTATGTGAAAAATGTTAAACTACAGTATTTCAAGTTGTATTCTCACGTGAGGGCTTCCTTAATAAGCTATTGTCCTAATCTGACTCATCTAGAAATAAGTATATCTCAAGTTGATAGTTGTATCTTTGATGATCTAGGTAGCTGGCCAAAcctaaaatttttgagttttcgTAACTCACTCATAGTACAAAATACTGGGAATGCAAATGGTAATTTTGTCTATCACTTGCCTTTTGATAAATTGAAAAACCTTGAGACTCTAATTTTGTCCAATTTTGCCCTAACACATGATAGCTTGTACAACATGTTGCAGTGCACCCATTTAGTCAGTATTAATATGGAGAAAATGAAGAATATTCCAGCAGATTTTCTTGAATCTCTTCTGAGAACCAAACAGTCTACTCTAAGAGCTTTACACATATATGGAGATACTCTGAATGATGATATCATGCGCAACATATCAAACTGTAAGGTGTTACAAGTATTACACATTATGACATGTAAAACACTTTTTGATTCAAGTTTGCTGCACTTGTACAGACTAAAAAATTTACACTCATTAAAATTACGCCATGGATACTTTTCAACAAGTGCTCTACTcgcatattttacaaataataaatttcaaaatttGACTTACTTAAGTCTCTCGCGTTGTTTACATGTGACTATGCAGATTGCAAAGGCTATAAAAACAAGTGCTCCCAGCCTCAAAGAGCTGTCTTTCTACCTGTGCCCCTTCATCACTGATCCCAACTTCCACAGGTCAGAGTtagagaaaatgtttaaaatacagTTATTACTGGATTGA